Within Micromonospora narathiwatensis, the genomic segment CGGGCCGACGGATCACTGTCCCGGCTGCCGCTCACCGCGATCGACTACGCGCCGCTGATCGGGCGGCGCTGAACCTTCCGCACCACTCCACGCCGCGACGCCGGCACCTTTCTGATGCCGGCGTCGAGGCGTACGGTCAGCCCTTGGCCTGTCGCTTGGCCATCTCCGGCGACGTACCCTTGCCGACCTGCTTGAGCGCCTGCTGCAACTGGCCCTCGGTCATCTTGGAGTTGCCCTCGATACCCGCGTTGTGGGCCTGCTTGCGCAGGTCGTGGAGTCGATCCTGGTCACCCATGTCAACCTCCCGCCTCAACGTCGGCGCGGCTACCGGACCCGCGCCGTGGCAACCGCTTGGCTTCCCGACCGCACCGGCGGCAAACCGCCCGCGGAGTCCCCGACGGTCCGGGGGCGAACGTCCGGCGTCCCCGGTACCCGGCCACCGGAGGTTCGGGCGCGAACCGGACATCAGCCGCAACGGGGGATACCACTCCTCCGCCAGTACCTGGCCCGCCGCAGGCCGCCGTATCCACCCACGCCACCGACCTTCGGTACATCCGATCCGTACCGGTCGGGCGGACCCGGTCGATCGAGCCTGCCCGCGCCGACCCCGCCGATAGCGTGACGGGTGACCGGGCCGCGGCGGCGGGTCGGGGCGTACCGGGTGTGGCGCGGAGGTTCGGCTGCTCCGGCGGGCGAGATGAGGGTGATCATGAGAGAAGTCGAACTGGGCGACGGCGACCGGCGCGTACTGGTGGTCGTGGTCGACAAGGGCGAGGACGCGGTGGCCGCCGTGAACGAGGTGGCGCAGCGGCACGACATCCGGGGTGCTCGGGTGACCGCCGTCGGCGGGTTCGCCTCGGCGGACCTCGGCTACTTCGAGCGCGAGAAGCGGGACTACCGGACCATTCCGGTCCGGGAACAGGTCGAGGTGCTGTCGCTGCTCGGTGACATCGCCGAGAACGAGGGGAAGCCGGCCCTGCACGTGCATGCCGTGCTGGGCCGCCGGGACGGCTCGACCGTCGGCGGCCACCTGCTCCACGGCGAGGTGTGGCCGACCCTGGAGGTCATCATCTCCGAGGTCGGGGCGAGCCTGGCCAAGCGGGTCGACCAGGAGACCGGGCTGGCGCTGCTGGCGGGAACGACCGCCCCCTGAGCGGCGGCAGCACCGGGTGTCAGGAGCAGTACGCCGGCCCGCGTCTCAGCCCGACACGCCGGGCCGCCCGAACAGCGACGCGTAGCCGGAGGGCAGTTGGGTCACCACGTCGTTGAGCTCCCCGCCGGAGACGGCGTCGGAGATGGTCGACAGGACGGCACTCGCATCCCATTCGGCGGTGCGTTCGGTCGCGCCGATCCCGTCACCGACCTTGCGGAGGAACTCCGTCACCCCGATGCGCGGCGCGCCGCCGAGCGCCGACTTCAGGAAGTCACCCATCTCGGCCGGCAACTGCGAGCCGAGCTGCCTCGCCTCGTCCGGCGTCAGCCGCTCCGCGAGGCAGGTCACCACCACGCTGATGACCTGCTGCGCCTCGGCGGCGCTGTCGTACTCGCCCCGTTCGCGAACCCGTGCCACGAACTCCTGATACTTCATGCCACCTCCCGACCAGCCGCCGGGCGCACCCGAGCCGGCGCCGTACCGGCAGCGCGACCACCTGCCGCGGAAGGCGACCCGAGTCGCCGCCCGCGAGGGTGATCCTGACACGGCGGCCCGGTCCCGCGCCCCCGCTTCGGCGGCATCCGCCTCCGCCCCGCGCCGGCCCGGCCAGGCGGTCCGGCCCCGGCGGTCGCGGGGTGTCGCCATTCGGCGCCGCCATCGTCGGCGCTGACCTACGGCCGCCGAGTGGCGGCGGGCGATGGCCGAGGGATTCGGCGCCGAGGACGTCACGGTGGTCACCCGCGCCCTGTCGCCGACGCGTCCGGCGTAACGGGACCTCCCCGGCCACTGCGCCCGGCCGCGGCCCGGCACGGAGCCGGAGCGCGCGTACCGCCCGCCTCCGGCGCGGGTGAATCAGTCGGTGCGTCCCCGTCGCGTCAACCGTCGTGGACTCGTCGGCGGCCGGCGGTGACGGCGGGGTGACGCGGCCTCCGGCAGGGTCGCAGCACGACGTCGTGGTGGTTCGGGCCGTACGCGCCTCGACCGGTCGACCGTCTCCCCGCAGGCCGTCGAAGGAGCTTTCATGATCAGGACGATGGTCCGGATGCGCGCGCGCCCGGGGCTCGAATCCGCCGTGGAGTCGGCGTGGCGCACAGTCGGCGGGCGGATCGGCGGCCTGGCCGGCAACCTCCGGCGGGACCTGCTGCGGGACGCCATCGATCCGCGCGCCTTCGTCGTCGTCACCGAATGGTCCGACGAGTCGGCACTGCGCGACTACCGGGCCGGTCCGGTCGCGGCGGTTCTCGCCGACGCCGTCCGGCCGCTGGTCGAGGCGTACGGGCCGGAGAGCCACCGGGTGATGTACGACGTCGACCACGGGGGATCGAGGATCTTCGTGGACGTCGAGCTGACCGTGCCGGCCGACCGGCTGGCCGAGTTCGAAGGCGGATACGTCGAGGTCAAGTCCCGGATGGCCGGGGTGCCCGGGTATCTGCGCGAGGAGCTGCTGCGCGAGCCCGGCTCGGACGTCTTCCACATCTTCGCGGAGTGGGCCGGCGAGGCGGAGTTCCACCGCTGGATCAGCGACCCGGCCCACGCCGAACAGGAGGCCGGACCGATCGCACCGTTCCTTCTCGACTTCCGGCGCCGCCTCTTCCACGTCGCGGCCGAACCCGGAAGCGGACCTGAACCGACTACGGGCAGGGAGGCTGCTGCTGTGCACAGGACAACGGACGTACTCGTGGTCGGCGCGGGACCCACCGGGCTCACCGCCGCCGTCGAGCTGGCCCGGCGCGGCATCGACTGCCGCGTGATCGACAGGCTGGCCACTCCGGCCGGGCAGGCCGACAAGGCTATCGGGGTGCACTGCCGCACGATGGAACTCTGGGAGGACCAGGGCATCGTGCGGGAGGCGATGGACGCCGGGATCTGGCTGACCGGGAACATGGTGTTCGTCAACGGTGTGCAGACGCACCGGATGAGCTGGGAGCTGCCGGGCCTGCCGTACGCGCACCTCGGCCTGCCCCAGTACGAGACCGAGCGCATCCTCACCCGACGCCTGGCCACCCTCGGCGTACGCCCGCAGCGTGGCGCCGAGCTGATCGCGTTCAGCCAGGACGACGACGGCGTGGTCGCCACGGTCGCCACCGCCGACGGTGGCACCGAGACCGTACGCGCGAAGTACCTGGTCGGCTGCGACGGCGCGCACAGCCGGGTCCGCGAGCTGCTCGGATTGACCTTCACCGGCGGGCTGGGTCGGTTCCCGCAGCTGTTCATGCTCGGGGACGTCGACGTGGACTGGGACATGCCGGACGGTCACCTGCTCCGGTTCCTGCACGAGACGGACGGCCGGATGGACGGCATGCTGGTGTGCGTCCCGCTGCGCGGCGAGGCCCGGTACCGGATCGCCACGCTGGCGCCGCCCCGGTTCTTCGCGCAGACCGGCGGGCAGGACGCCCCGCCAGGGTTCAGCGAGGAACTCGGCGCGCCGACTCTCGCCGACGTCCAGGCCGCGCTCGACCAACTGGCCCCGCCCGGCACGCGGGCGGCCAACCTGCGCTGGTCGTCGGTGTTCCGGATCAGCCACGGCATCGTCGACCGGTATCGGGACGGCCGGGTGTTCGTGGCCGGGGACGCGGCGCACCTGCACCCGCCCGCCGGCGGCCAGGGCATGAACACCGGCATCCAGGACGCCTGGAACCTGGCCTGGAAGCTGGCGCTGGCGGTACGCGGAATCGCGGCGCCGGGGCTGCTCGACAGCTACGAGACCGAGCGGCGTCCGGAGGGCGAGGAGATCGTCGGGCGCGCGGTCCGGATGGCGTTCACCGACGAGCTGGACCGCGAGGATCTGGAGCGCCAGTTCCTCCAGGAGATGTCCATGCTGCTCAGCTACGCGGACAGCCCGCTGGTGGGGGAGTGCGTGTCCGATCCGGACGCCCTGCGGGACGGCCCCCGGCCCGGCGACCGCGCCCCCGACGTCACCGGCCTGTACCGGCCGGGGGTCGGGCACCCGCTGCGGCTGCGCGACCTCACCCGCGGCACCCGGCACACCCTGCTGCTCTACGCGGACGGTTCGGCCGACGAGGGCACGCTGGCCGCGGTGGAGAAGCTGTACGCCGACCTGCACCGGCAGGCGGCCGAGGAGATCGACGGATATCTGCTGCTCAGCCCGAACGCCCGGGCGCCGCGGCTGCTGGCCCCGCCCGTGGTGCGCGACGCCGACGGCGAGTTCCGGGCCGCCTACGGGGTCAGCGGCGCGGCCCTGTACCTGATCCGGCCGGACGGGCACGTCGGGTTCCGCAGCCAGCCGATCGACGCCGACGCGCTGCGCAAGCACCTGCACCTGGTGTTCGGCGGTGCGCGATGACCCGGGTCCGCACCGTGCTCGCGATGCGTACCCGGCAGGGCTGCGAGGAGCGGTTCGAGAAGGAGTGGCTCGCGGCGGCCGAGGAGATCCGTACGCTGGACGGCTGCCTGCACCAGGACCTGGTGCGCGACGCCGACGATCCGCGCAGCTATCTGATCATCAGCGACTGGGCGGACCGCGAACGGCTGGACGCCTTCGGCCGCGGCGAGCACCGGGACCGGCTGCTGCGCGTGATCCGTGAGCTGCGCGAGTCCGCGCAGCGGAACACCTACCAGGTGCTGCACAGCGTGCGCGGCGAGGCCGGGGAGTCGCGATGACCGACAGCGTCGTACCCGGGTCCGACATCTACACCGACGAGTTCGCCGCCGACCCCTATCCCACCTTCGCCCGGATGCGGGCGGACCGACCGGTGTGCCCGGTCAGCTCGCCGCGCTTCGACTCGTACCTGATCACGCGCTTCGACGACGTCCGGGCGGCGCTGACCGACGCCCGGCTGTCCAAGGACCTCTACGGCCCCGGCCAGCACTACCTGCGGATCTTCGGGCCGAACTCGGAGGGCCTGAACAAGAACATGCTCAACTCGGATCCGCCCGAGCACACCAGGCTGCGCCGGATCGTGTCCCAGGCGTTCGCGCCGCGCCGGATCGAGGCGCTGCGGCCCCGGGTGGCGCGGATCGTGGACGACCTGCTCGACAGGGTCGTGGTGCGGGGACGGGCCGAGCTGATGCGGGACTTCGCGATCCCGCTGCCCATGACGGTGATCTGCGAGCTGCTCGGCATCCCGGCCGCCGAGCACGGGCAGGTGCTCGGCTGGACCCAGGTGATCAGGACGTCCGGGTCGTCCCGGCGCAGCCCGGAGGAGGAACGGGCGGCCGTGCAGGAGGCCCAACTGCGGCTGCACCACTACCTCGCCGACCTGGTGCGCGCCAAACGGGCCCGGCCCGCCGACGACATGATCAGCGCGCTCGTCGAGGCCTGCGACCGGGACGGGACGCTGGCCGAGCCGGAACTGGTCACCACCACCTTCCTGCTGCTGTTCGCGGGGCACCAGACCACCGCGGACTTCCTCGGCAACGCGGTGCTGGCCCTGCTGGCCCACCCCGACCAGCTCGAACTGCTGCGCGTGACGCCCCGGTTGCTGCCCTCGGCGATCGAGGAGCTGCTCCGGTTCGACGGCCCGTTGCCGGTGGCCAGCCCCCGGATCGCCACCGAGGACGTCGAGTACCAGGGGGTGTGCATCCCCAGCGGCTCGGTGGTCGGCGTGGTGATCAACTCGGCGAACCACGACCCGGAGCACTTCGCCGACCCGGACCGGCTGGACGTCCGCCGGGTACGCGGCCCGCACCTCGGCTTCGGGTACGGCGTCCACTACTGCCTGGGCGTGTCGCTGGCCCGGATGGAGGCGCAGATCGCGCTCGGCGCGCTGCTGCGCCGGCTGCCCGGGCTTCGGCTCGCGGTTCCGCTCGCCGAGGTACGCCGGCTGCCGGCCGCGTCGCCGTTCCGGGGGCTGTTGGAACTTCCGGTCACCTTCTCCGCCTCGGCGCTGCCGCACCAGGTGGCGTACGCACCGCCCGCGCTTTCCCGTGAACCGATCCCACCCAAGGAGCAGTCATGGTCTTCCGGAACGTGATCGTCTGCCACATGGTCCCCGGCAGCGAACGCACCGTCGGCGACGTCTTCGGTTACTACGACCGGACCACCCGGCCGCAGGACCTCGGCGTCATCGGGCGGATCCTGCTGTCGCACGAGGACCTCTATCTCCACGTCATCGAGCGCAGGCAGGACCCCAGGGTGTCGGGCCAGACCCGCGGGCTGCCCGCGTTCCAGAAGATCGCCGAGGCGATCGAGCCGTACGTGACGCCGTACCCGAGGTACTGGAAGAACCCGTCCGACTCGGTGGCCAAGGAGTTCTACCGGTGGGAGCCGGACGGCGAGCCGCCCCAGGCGACGACGCTGACCGTGATCATCGGACGGATCAAGCCGGGCGCCGAGCCCGACGTGGCGCGTATCTTCGCCGAGTCCGACGCCGGACCGCTGCCGGCCGAGATGGGCGTGACCGGGCGCTGGCTGTACTCGATCGACGACGTCTATGTGCACCTGCTGGAGCAGGACGCGTCGTTCGCCGAGGCCGCCCGGCACAACCACGACAAGCCGGCGTTCGCCAAGATCATGGAGGAGTTGGGCCCGTACATCGGCCCGTACCGGCCGGAGACCTGGCGGGGCCCGAAGGACGCGGTGGCCAAGGTGTTCTACCGCTGGCGCGCCGAGGACTGACCAGGAGCGAGCCGCGCCCGACCCGCCGTACGGCGGGTCGGGCGCGGCTGCTGGGACCTACGGTCGGTCGTGAGTGGACGTCCGGTGACCAGGGTCAGCGCACGGTCTCGCCGCGGCTGGCCCGGACGATGCCGTCGGTGTCGGAGATGCCCTCGCCCTTGATCACCTTGCCGTCGCGCAGCGTCCAGAAGTGCACGAAGCGCACGTTGAACTCGCCGCCGCTGCGGAAGTGGCCGTACCACATGCCGATGGCGGCGGCCCAGTCGTCGCCGGAGACGCGGACCTCCTCCACGTCGAAGCGGTTGTCGTCGAGCAGTTCCAGGGCCCCGGTGAAGTACGCCATCGCGCCGTCCAGGCCGGTGTAGTGGCCGGTGGACCAGGGCAGCGACTTCGGCGTGACGATCTCCGCATCGGGGTGGAACAGGCTGACCACCGCCGGCGCGTCCATCCGCTTCAGACCGTCGTAGAGCGCCTCCACGACCGCCTCGACCCGTTCCGTCATGCGATCCTCCCGGATGTGGCCGCCCCGCTCGGGCGGGCGATGCGCCACCGGTCCGGCCCGGACCGGCGCGGGCCCGTGAGCCGAACTCAGCCAAACGCACCGGGTCGGCGGGGACAACCCCTAGCGTCGCGCCGCCGGCCCCTATCCGGACGGCCGGTCACCGCGACGCCCCTCGGGGTGGTGGGGCCGCGGCGCCCGTCCGCCGTCCCGGCGGGAACGGTCCGGCGAACGGTGGACGAACAGCGGTCGGCGACGGCCCGCGAGCGCTCCCGGCGGTCCCGCGCGGCCGTACCGTGCCCGGCATGAGCGGCACGGTTGCGAGCCCCACGACGGGGCGGAGTGCGACGGAGCGGGGGCGCCGACTGCGGCTCGCCGTCGAGTATCTGGTCCTCTTCTACGGCGCGGTGGCGGCCTTCGCCTGGTGGGACGTTCCGGGCGGCCCGGTGCCGGAACTGGTCCTGCTCGGCGCGCTGGCCTGGTGGTGGCTGCGCCGACAGCCGACGTTCGACCGGGCCGACCTCGGCCGGCCGGCCGCCCTGCGACCGGCGTTGCCGGCCGTGCTCCGGCTCTGGACGGTCGCCTTCGTGCTGGCCGTCGTGGTGGTGGCGGTGCTGACGCCGGAGCGGCTGTTCGACCTGCCCCGGCAGCAGCCGGTGATCTGGGTGGCGGTGGTGGTGCTCTATCCGGTGCTCTCCGTCTATCCGCAGGAGCTGATCTTCCGGGCGTTCCTCTGCCACCGGTACGCCCCGGTCTTCGGCCGGGGCGGCGGCCTGGTGGCGGCCAGCGCCGCGGCGTTCGGCTTCGCCCACATCATCTTCGGCTCCTGGCTGTCGGTGCTGCTGACCCTGGTCGGCGGGGTGTTGTTCGCCCGCCGCTACCTGCGTACCCGGTCGCTGCTGGTGGTGTGGGTCGAGCACGCCGCGTACGGGGTGCTGGCGTTCACGGTCGGGTTGGGCGCGTACTTCTACCACGCGGCGCAGTGACCGTGGGGGCGGCGGTGGTCCGCTCGGATGACGGCGGGACGGTCGTTCGGACAGGGGTTTTAGGGGTGCCGTCCGACCGCAATCTGGGAGAAGACATTGATCGTCCCTGCTGCCCAGGATGGGAATTGCGCCGAGCGGTCATGAGCTGCTCAGCGCCGGTCCGGCTGCTCCGGATCAGCCCGACCGTTCTTGTCGGACGAACCGCCACTAGTGATCGCGCGGCCCGTCGCCGCTTCCACCACGTCGACACCGCGCGTCAGGTGTCGCGCCGGCCCTTTGTGCCGGGCGGTGGCGGCCGGTCCACCACTCCCGCCCGCGTCGGTCGATCTCCGGCGCCCTCCCCAAAGGACAACCCATGCAGGACTACTGGCTGGCCCGGGTGCGCCAGCACGCCACCTCCCGCCGCTCGGTGTTACTCGGCGCGGCCGGCGC encodes:
- a CDS encoding cytochrome P450 family protein, with protein sequence MTDSVVPGSDIYTDEFAADPYPTFARMRADRPVCPVSSPRFDSYLITRFDDVRAALTDARLSKDLYGPGQHYLRIFGPNSEGLNKNMLNSDPPEHTRLRRIVSQAFAPRRIEALRPRVARIVDDLLDRVVVRGRAELMRDFAIPLPMTVICELLGIPAAEHGQVLGWTQVIRTSGSSRRSPEEERAAVQEAQLRLHHYLADLVRAKRARPADDMISALVEACDRDGTLAEPELVTTTFLLLFAGHQTTADFLGNAVLALLAHPDQLELLRVTPRLLPSAIEELLRFDGPLPVASPRIATEDVEYQGVCIPSGSVVGVVINSANHDPEHFADPDRLDVRRVRGPHLGFGYGVHYCLGVSLARMEAQIALGALLRRLPGLRLAVPLAEVRRLPAASPFRGLLELPVTFSASALPHQVAYAPPALSREPIPPKEQSWSSGT
- a CDS encoding TcmI family type II polyketide cyclase, translating into MVFRNVIVCHMVPGSERTVGDVFGYYDRTTRPQDLGVIGRILLSHEDLYLHVIERRQDPRVSGQTRGLPAFQKIAEAIEPYVTPYPRYWKNPSDSVAKEFYRWEPDGEPPQATTLTVIIGRIKPGAEPDVARIFAESDAGPLPAEMGVTGRWLYSIDDVYVHLLEQDASFAEAARHNHDKPAFAKIMEELGPYIGPYRPETWRGPKDAVAKVFYRWRAED
- a CDS encoding FAD-dependent oxidoreductase, which codes for MIRTMVRMRARPGLESAVESAWRTVGGRIGGLAGNLRRDLLRDAIDPRAFVVVTEWSDESALRDYRAGPVAAVLADAVRPLVEAYGPESHRVMYDVDHGGSRIFVDVELTVPADRLAEFEGGYVEVKSRMAGVPGYLREELLREPGSDVFHIFAEWAGEAEFHRWISDPAHAEQEAGPIAPFLLDFRRRLFHVAAEPGSGPEPTTGREAAAVHRTTDVLVVGAGPTGLTAAVELARRGIDCRVIDRLATPAGQADKAIGVHCRTMELWEDQGIVREAMDAGIWLTGNMVFVNGVQTHRMSWELPGLPYAHLGLPQYETERILTRRLATLGVRPQRGAELIAFSQDDDGVVATVATADGGTETVRAKYLVGCDGAHSRVRELLGLTFTGGLGRFPQLFMLGDVDVDWDMPDGHLLRFLHETDGRMDGMLVCVPLRGEARYRIATLAPPRFFAQTGGQDAPPGFSEELGAPTLADVQAALDQLAPPGTRAANLRWSSVFRISHGIVDRYRDGRVFVAGDAAHLHPPAGGQGMNTGIQDAWNLAWKLALAVRGIAAPGLLDSYETERRPEGEEIVGRAVRMAFTDELDREDLERQFLQEMSMLLSYADSPLVGECVSDPDALRDGPRPGDRAPDVTGLYRPGVGHPLRLRDLTRGTRHTLLLYADGSADEGTLAAVEKLYADLHRQAAEEIDGYLLLSPNARAPRLLAPPVVRDADGEFRAAYGVSGAALYLIRPDGHVGFRSQPIDADALRKHLHLVFGGAR
- a CDS encoding putative quinol monooxygenase — protein: MTRVRTVLAMRTRQGCEERFEKEWLAAAEEIRTLDGCLHQDLVRDADDPRSYLIISDWADRERLDAFGRGEHRDRLLRVIRELRESAQRNTYQVLHSVRGEAGESR
- a CDS encoding PPC domain-containing DNA-binding protein, producing MREVELGDGDRRVLVVVVDKGEDAVAAVNEVAQRHDIRGARVTAVGGFASADLGYFEREKRDYRTIPVREQVEVLSLLGDIAENEGKPALHVHAVLGRRDGSTVGGHLLHGEVWPTLEVIISEVGASLAKRVDQETGLALLAGTTAP
- a CDS encoding nuclear transport factor 2 family protein, with protein sequence MTERVEAVVEALYDGLKRMDAPAVVSLFHPDAEIVTPKSLPWSTGHYTGLDGAMAYFTGALELLDDNRFDVEEVRVSGDDWAAAIGMWYGHFRSGGEFNVRFVHFWTLRDGKVIKGEGISDTDGIVRASRGETVR
- a CDS encoding DUF2267 domain-containing protein, with product MKYQEFVARVRERGEYDSAAEAQQVISVVVTCLAERLTPDEARQLGSQLPAEMGDFLKSALGGAPRIGVTEFLRKVGDGIGATERTAEWDASAVLSTISDAVSGGELNDVVTQLPSGYASLFGRPGVSG
- a CDS encoding CPBP family intramembrane glutamic endopeptidase yields the protein MSGTVASPTTGRSATERGRRLRLAVEYLVLFYGAVAAFAWWDVPGGPVPELVLLGALAWWWLRRQPTFDRADLGRPAALRPALPAVLRLWTVAFVLAVVVVAVLTPERLFDLPRQQPVIWVAVVVLYPVLSVYPQELIFRAFLCHRYAPVFGRGGGLVAASAAAFGFAHIIFGSWLSVLLTLVGGVLFARRYLRTRSLLVVWVEHAAYGVLAFTVGLGAYFYHAAQ